In Citrus sinensis cultivar Valencia sweet orange chromosome 2, DVS_A1.0, whole genome shotgun sequence, a single genomic region encodes these proteins:
- the LOC102616749 gene encoding pentatricopeptide repeat-containing protein At5g01110: MPKIQRLPFQNFTLRVVKSRAAASLHTLINPNSGSTEASLNSNQEQVSSSGSVSDSLLVEKILLNLKQGNVNSLRSYQFRLNSVIIVEVLYRLRDNLQVGQRFIDFIALNFPNVKHSSMSLSAMIHFLVRGRRISDAQALILRMVRKSGVSRLEIVDSFVSTYSPCGSNSLIFDLVIRTYVQARKLREGSEVFRLLRNKGICFSINACNSLLGGLVKIGWVDLAREVYAEVVRSGIELNVYTLNIMVNALCKDHKIDSAKMFLCEMEQKGVYPDTVTYNTLINAYCREGFLEEAFQLMNSMSGKGLKPGVFTYNSLINGLCKKGRCDRAKEVLDEMLQMGLSPDTATYNTLLVESCRKENMSEAEEIFCEMSRRGVAPDIVSFSTLIGIFSRNGQLDRALMYFREMKSAGLVPDNVLYTIIINGYCRNGFVLEALKMRDEMLEKGCVMDVVTYNSILNGLCRAKMLTEADDLFNEMLERGVFPDFYTFTTLIHGHCKDGNMNKALNLFDIMTQKSIKPDIVTYNTLIDGFCKVGEMEKANKLWADMISRKISPNYISYGILINGYCSMGHVTEAFRLWYEMVGKGIKPTLVSCNTIIKGYCRSGDASKADEFLSKMVSEGVDPDSISYNTLINGFVREENMDKAFALVSKMENQGLVPDVITYNVILTGFCRQGRMHDSELILWRMIEKGLNPDRSTYTTLINGHVSQNNLKEAFRFHDEMLQRGFVPDDAF; the protein is encoded by the coding sequence atgccaaaaattcAACGGCtaccttttcaaaatttcactCTCAGAGTCGTTAAATCCCGCGCAGCAGCATCTCTTCACACTCTAATAAACCCTAACTCTGGTTCTACCGAAGCCTCTCTGAATTCGAATCAAGAGCAAGTTTCATCATCTGGGTCAGTGTCGGATTCTCTTTTGGTTGAGAaaatcttattgaatttaaagcAGGGTAATGTGAATTCTTTGCGCAGCTATCAGTTTCGCTTGAACTCAGTGATTATCGTTGAGGTTTTGTATCGTTTGCGTGATAATTTACAAGTGGGTCAGagatttattgattttattgcaTTAAATTTTCCAAATGTTAAGCATTCATCAATGTCCTTAAGTGCTATGATTCACTTTTTGGTTCGTGGTAGGAGGATATCAGATGCACAAGCTTTGATTCTTAGAATGGTTAGAAAAAGTGGCGTTTCGCGATTAGAAATTGTTGATTCCTTTGTCTCTACATATAGTCCTTGCGGGTCCAATAGTTTGATTTTTGATTTAGTAATTAGAACTTATGTGCAGGCTAGAAAGTTGAGAGAAGGATCCGAGGTGTTTCGTTTGCTGAGAAATAAAGGGATTTGTTTTTCTATCAATGCTTGTAACAGTCTTCTTGGAGGTTTGGTGAAGATTGGTTGGGTTGATTTGGCACGGGAAGTTTATGCAGAGGTTGTTAGAAGTGGGATTGAATTGAATGTTTatacattaaatattatgGTTAATGCATTATGTAAAGATCATAAAATTGATAGTGCTAAGATGTTCTTATGCGAAATGGAACAGAAAGGGGTTTATCCAGACACTGTGACGTATAATACGCTAATCAATGCATATTGCCGTGAAGGGTTTTTGGAAGAAGCTTTTCAGTTGATGAACTCAATGTCGGGTAAGGGGCTGAAACCAGGTGTTTTTACATATAATTCCCTTATAAATGGTTTATGCAAGAAGGGAAGATGTGATAGAGCGAAAGAAGTTTTGGATGAGATGTTGCAAATGGGTTTAAGCCCAGATACGGCCACTTACAATACTCTGCTGGTTGAGAGCtgtagaaaagaaaatatgtcGGAAGCTGAAGAAATTTTCTGCGAAATGTCCAGACGGGGTGTTGCTCCAGATATAGTTAGCTTTAGCACATTGATTGGAATATTCTCGAGAAATGGACAGCTTGATAGAGCATTAATGTACTTCAGAGAAATGAAGAGTGCAGGATTGGTTCCAGATAACGTGCTTTACACTATTATTATCAATGGGTATTGTAGAAATGGTTTTGTGTTGGAGGCACTGAAGATGCGTGATGAAATGCTGGAGAAGGGTTGTGTTATGGATGTGGTTACAtacaattcaattttgaatggTCTCTGCAGGGCAAAAATGCTCACTGAAGCAGATGATCTGTTTAATGAGATGTTGGAAAGGGGTGTGTTTCCTGATTTTTATACTTTCACCACTCTTATTCATGGACATTGTAAGGATGGGAATATGAATAAAGCACTAAACCTGTTTGATATTATGACACAAAAGAGTATTAAGCCAGATATTGTGACGTACAACACATTGATTGATGGGTTTTGCAAGGTTGGTGAAATGGAGAAAGCAAACAAGTTATGGGCTGATATGATATCTCGAAAAATTTCCCCCAACTACATATCGTATGGAATTCTAATAAATGGATATTGCAGTATGGGTCATGTTACTGAGGCATTCAGGTTGTGGTATGAGATGGTTGGTAAAGGTATTAAGCCTACTCTTGTTTCTTGTAATACCATTATAAAGGGATATTGCCGTTCTGGTGATGCATCAAAAGCAGATGAATTTTTGAGTAAGATGGTTTCTGAAGGGGTTGATCCTGATAGCATATCATACAACACTCTTATTAATGGCTTTGTTAGAGAAGAGAATATGGATAAAGCATTTGCTTTGGTTAGCAAGATGGAAAATCAAGGGCTTGTTCCTGATGTTATCACATATAATGTTATTCTGACTGGGTTTTGTAGACAAGGAAGAATGCATGACTCTGAGCTGATACTTTGGAGAATGATTGAGAAAGGTTTAAATCCTGATAGGTCCACTTACACGACATTGATAAATGGACATGTCAGCCAAAACAACTTAAAGGAGGCATTTCGTttccatgatgaaatgctacaAAGGGGATTTGTTCCAGATGATGCATTCTAA
- the LOC102616457 gene encoding uncharacterized protein LOC102616457 — protein MEQMNELEIAISKAELLLRLGNWSTHCSAFDCGDQEQLEFVRLETMTKNLAMSRAQTQQKDFKTALMEVELQVSIHLAKLLEPTIDPALACTTALSVDGEDGIVCGVCQEEMEKEHEARAIMECMHLFHDSCILKWLKINNTCPLCRATCKPKKLHFQEIKI, from the coding sequence ATGGAGCAGATGAACGAGCTTGAGATTGCTATATCAAAAGCGGAGTTGCTCCTCAGACTCGGTAACTGGAGCACTCATTGCTCAGCTTTCGATTGTGGTGATCAAGAACAGCTTGAATTTGTAAGATTAGAAACAATGACTAAAAACTTAGCCATGTCACGAGCTCAAACTCAACAAAAAGATTTCAAGACTGCATTAATGGAGGTGGAGCTGCAGGTTTCCATTCATCTCGCAAAGTTATTGGAGCCCACAATTGATCCAGCGCTTGCCTGCACAACAGCATTAAGTGTTGATGGAGAAGATGGCATTGTTTGTGGGGTTTGCCAAGAAGAGATGGAGAAAGAACACGAAGCGAGAGCTATTATGGAGTGCATGCATTTGTTTCAtgattcttgtattttgaaatGGCTCAAGATAAACAATACTTGTCCTTTGTGCAGAGCCACATGCAAGCCGAAGAAGTTGCACTTTCAGGAGATCAAGATATAG
- the LOC102611263 gene encoding uncharacterized protein LOC102611263: protein MGNTVCVCFQQNNSNPSSSVVKLIFWDGDTKTLNGKHIAGEIMFESPEKLVCHADSFFIGHPIPALAIDDQLMPGQTYFVLPIDMFACNVLTASCLAHLSSSQNKYAAAAAAAPINLGECRPFEYVRGENGRVLIKVVPEFMIRLINRGKKNNESGNNCNEASNDHLLCSTPELKKHYDLLVGSREQIWSPKLETISEHKNNVRFTPRRLIGL from the coding sequence ATGGGCAATACAGTTTGTGTATGCTTTCAACAGAACAACTCAAATCCTTCTTCTTCTGTAGTGAAGCTAATCTTTTGGGATGGAGACACTAAGACCCTTAATGGGAAACACATCGCCGGAGAGATCATGTTTGAGTCACCGGAAAAATTGGTCTGCCATGCAGATTCTTTCTTCATTGGCCACCCGATCCCGGCTCTCGCCATTGATGACCAACTCATGCCAGGCCAAACCTATTTTGTTCTTCCCATTGACATGTTTGCGTGCAATGTTTTAACAGCTTCATGTCTTGCACACTTAAGCTCAAGTCAGAATAAATATGCGgcggcagcagcagcagctccTATTAATCTTGGTGAGTGTCGTCCATTTGAATATGTAAGAGGTGAAAATGGAAGGGTTTTGATCAAAGTTGTGCCAGAGTTTATGATAAGGTTGATCAATCgaggtaaaaaaaataatgaatcagGTAATAATTGTAATGAAGCAAGTAATGATCATCTGCTTTGTAGCACACCAGAACTGAAGAAGCATTATGATCTACTGGTTGGATCGAGAGAGCAGATTTGGTCACCAAAGCTTGAGACAATCTCTGAGCACAAGAATAATGTTCGGTTTACACCACGCAGATTGATTGGGTTGTAA